From the genome of Colius striatus isolate bColStr4 chromosome 15, bColStr4.1.hap1, whole genome shotgun sequence, one region includes:
- the KBTBD12 gene encoding kelch repeat and BTB domain-containing protein 12, giving the protein MDHKAEEKRKQRHSLTLFEQVKRMKESAEIIDVVLIAEGEKFPCHKVVLAAFSPYFKAMFTCGLVECTQREVVLYDISAESVSVLLTYMYSAELHLTNQNVQTVALAAYFMQMEDVSNMCQKYMMDHMDASNCVGIYYFASHIGAEDLSDQARKYLYQHFAEVSLQEEILEIEFQQLLTLIKSDDLNISREESILDLVIRWVKHDRKSRMEHLIELLKQVRLVLVSPSFLLEARKRNTMILCNSECNDMFEEALRTIKLSSHPPLSLRYGMETTDLLLCIGNNSLGIRSRHGSYADASFCYAPATQKTYFISSPKYGEGLGCVCTGVVTEKNDIIVAGEASASKMSRQKTRNIEIYRYHQRGNQFWHSLCTTQLRELYALGTIHNDLYVIGGQMKVKNQYLVTNCVEKYSMEQGTWRSTAPLPVPLACHAVVTVKNKLYVLGGWTPQMDLPDDEPDRLSNRTFLYDPGQDKWTEGAPMKYSKYRFSTAVVNSEIYVLGGIGCLGQDRGQTRKCLDAVEIYNPDGDFWRDGPPMPSPLLSLRTNSTSAGSVEGKLYLCGGFHGAARHEVITKEILELDTWENQWNVVAINVLMHDSYDVCLVARLNPRDLIPPPPDLVDQ; this is encoded by the exons ATGGATCATAaggctgaggagaaaagaaagcagcgCCATAGCTTGACTTTATTCGAACAAGTAAAGAGAATGAAAGAATCTGCAGAGATCATTGATGTTGTCCTCATTGCAGAAGGTGAGAAATTCCCCTGCCATAAGGTGGTGCTGGCTGCCTTCAGTCCCTATTTCAAAGCCATGTTTACCTGCGGCTTGGTTGAATGCACACAAAGAGAAGTGGTGCTGTATGACATCTCAGCAGAGAGCGTGTCCGTGCTCCTCACTTACATGTACAGTGCAGAGCTGCACCTCACCAATCAGAACGTGCAGACTGTTGCGCTTGCTGCGTACTTCATGCAGATGGAAGACGTTTCCAATATGTGTCAGAAGTACATGATGGACCATATGGATGCTTCCAACTGTGTGGGCATCTACTACTTTGCAAGCCACATTGGGGCAGAAGATTTATCTGATCAGGCGAGGAAATATTTATATCAGCATTTTGCTGAGGTGAGCTTACAGGAAGAAATATTAGAGATTGAATTCCAGCAGCTGTTGACTCTCATAAAATCAGATGATCTGAATATTTCCAGGGAAGAGAGCATTTTGGACCTCGTCATTCGATGGGTCAAGCATGACAGAAAGTCACGTATGGAGCACCTTATTGAGCTTCTGAAGCAAGTGAGACTGGTACTAGTCAGCCCTTCCTTTCTCTTGGAAGCCCGGAAAAGGAACACAATGATCCTGTGCAATTCAGAATGCAACGATATGTTTGAGGAAGCCCTGAGAACCATCAAACTATCCAGCCACCCTCCTCTCAGCCTGCGATATGGCATGGAGACTACTGATCTCTTACTCTGCATCGGCAACAATTCTCTCGGCATTAGGTCAAGACACGGTAGCTATGCAGATGCCAGTTTTTGTTACGCTCCTGCGACACAAAAGACTTACTTCATTTCCTCTCCAAAGTATGGAGAGGGCTTAGGATGTGTTTGCACTGGTGTtgtcactgagaaaaatgaTATTATTGTGGCAGGTGAGGCAAGTGCCTCCAAAATGTCTAGACAAAAGACCAGGAACATCGAAATTTATAG GTACCACCAGCGAGGAAACCAGTTTTGGCACAGCCTGTGCACCACTCAGCTCCGTGAACTCTATGCATTGGGCACCATCCATAATGATCTCTATGTAATAGGAGGgcaaatgaaagtgaaaaaccAGTATCTGGTCACAAACTGTGTGGAGAAGTATTCCATGGAGCAAGGCACCTGGAGAAGCACGGCTCCGCTTCCAGTACCATTAGCCTGTCATGCAGTAGTGACAGTGAAAAACAAGCTCTATGTGCTGGGTGGCTGGACACCACAG ATGGATCTGCCTGACGATGAGCCGGATCGATTAAGTAACAGAACATTTCTGTACGACCCGGGCCAAGACAAATGGACAGAAGGTGCTCCAATGAAGTACTCCAAATACCGCTTCAGCACAGCCGTAGTCAACAGTGAGATTTATGTCTTGG GAGGAATTGGATGCCTTGGTCAAGACAGAGGACAGACACGAAAATGTCTTGATGCAGTGGAGATTTATAACCCTGATGGAGACTTCTGGAGAGATGGACCTCCTATGCCCTCTCCCCTCCTTTCCTTGCGAACAAATTCTACCAGCGCAGGCTCAGTGGAAGGGAAGCTGTACCTCTGTGGAGGATTTCATGGAGCAG cTCGTCATGAAGTTATCACCAAAGAGATCCTTGAGCTGGATACATGGGAGAACCAGTGGAACGTGGTGGCCATCAATGTCCTCATGCACGACAGCTATGATGTTTGCCTTGTTGCTAGGCTGAACCCACGGGATCTTATCCCTCCTCCCCCAGATCTAGTGGACCAATAG